One window from the genome of Gemmatimonadota bacterium encodes:
- a CDS encoding MFS transporter produces the protein MSSATTAVRTPLNRQQILGFWAVYAGWVLDGMDSVIYALVMAPALHELLPKSGIVDSPANVGYAGSVLFALFLVGWGLSFLWGPIADRFGRTKAIAATIFVYAVFTFVAAFAQNVYQLGLFRLLAGIGVGGEWAMAGTYIAEAWPEDRRRMGAGYLQTGYYAGFFVAAALNYTIGATYGWRAMFLCGLAPVVVAVATLFKVKEPARWKAHEAEAKQAHPLREIFSQKYRKRTIVNAALLTVAIIGLWAGAVYEPAAITQLAKKAGMDAPTAAKMVSVGTAILSIGTILGCLCLPPLAERWGRKRTLAAYFAGMMVTIPLAFGWAFYLPNGLWPFMTVLFFMGFAGGSFAVFSMWLPEQYDTRVRATAFAFSTSVGRFVGAGVNFALGAAVLSMGTLGTPVALTAIAFGIGILIVPFAVETRGQVLPD, from the coding sequence GTGAGTTCCGCTACCACCGCCGTTCGCACGCCGCTCAATCGCCAACAGATCCTCGGCTTCTGGGCTGTCTACGCCGGATGGGTGCTCGACGGCATGGACTCCGTGATCTACGCACTCGTGATGGCGCCAGCGTTGCACGAGTTGCTACCGAAATCCGGTATTGTCGATTCGCCAGCGAATGTGGGCTACGCCGGCTCGGTGCTCTTTGCGCTCTTTCTCGTGGGGTGGGGGCTCAGCTTTCTGTGGGGCCCCATTGCCGACCGGTTTGGCCGCACCAAGGCGATTGCCGCCACGATCTTCGTGTACGCCGTGTTTACGTTTGTGGCGGCCTTTGCGCAGAACGTGTATCAGCTCGGACTCTTTCGCTTACTCGCCGGCATTGGTGTGGGTGGCGAGTGGGCGATGGCCGGCACTTACATTGCCGAAGCATGGCCTGAGGATCGCCGCCGGATGGGCGCGGGCTATCTGCAAACGGGCTACTACGCCGGCTTCTTTGTGGCGGCTGCGCTCAACTATACGATTGGCGCCACCTACGGCTGGCGCGCGATGTTCCTCTGCGGACTCGCGCCGGTGGTGGTGGCCGTGGCCACGCTCTTCAAAGTGAAGGAGCCGGCGCGCTGGAAGGCGCACGAAGCCGAGGCCAAGCAGGCGCATCCGTTGCGCGAAATTTTCTCCCAAAAGTATCGCAAACGGACCATCGTGAATGCCGCGCTGCTCACCGTGGCGATCATCGGGCTCTGGGCCGGCGCCGTGTACGAGCCCGCGGCCATCACACAACTCGCCAAGAAAGCAGGAATGGACGCGCCAACGGCTGCAAAGATGGTGAGCGTGGGCACGGCGATTCTCTCTATTGGCACTATTCTCGGTTGCCTCTGCTTGCCGCCGCTCGCCGAACGGTGGGGACGCAAGCGGACGCTCGCCGCGTACTTCGCTGGGATGATGGTCACCATTCCACTCGCGTTTGGCTGGGCGTTCTATCTGCCCAATGGTCTGTGGCCCTTTATGACGGTGCTCTTCTTTATGGGCTTTGCCGGCGGAAGTTTTGCCGTGTTCAGTATGTGGCTGCCTGAGCAGTACGACACGCGCGTCCGCGCCACCGCCTTTGCGTTCAGCACGAGTGTCGGACGCTTTGTGGGTGCGGGGGTGAACTTCGCGCTCGGAGCTGCCGTGCTGAGCATGGGCACGCTCGGTACGCCGGTCGCACTCACGGCGATCGCCTTTGGCATTGGGATCCTGATTGTGCCATTCGCGGTGGAAACGCGCGGGCAGGTGCTTCCGGACTGA